The Nocardia sp. NBC_01503 sequence TCGGCGAAGGGGCTGATGCGATCGGTCGGCGAGAGCGCGCCGACCTTGCTGAAACACATGTAGATGAAGATGGTGTTCTCGGTGTCCACGCCACCGGTGATCATCATGTCGGCGCGGCCGTCTTGCAGTTCGGCGATGGCCGTGCGAATGGCCGCCAGTGAAGCGGCGCACGCGGCGTCGACGGTGCAGTTCATCCCGCCGAGGCCGAGCCGGTTGGCGACCCGTCCCGCAACGACATTGGCCAGCAGACCCGGGAAGGAGTTCTCCTCCCACGGCGCGAACGCGGCCACGAACCGGTCGGCGATCGCGTCGGCATCACCCTCGGAGAGGCCGACCGAGCGCGCCGCCTCCTTGAGCACCGGCGTCGAGAGCCGGGCGGCGAGCGGATGCATGAGCGGCACCGGACCGGTGGTGCCCAGCACCACGCCGGTCCGCGCGGGGTCGTACCACTGCGAATCGTTCGCGCCCGCGTCCACCAGCAGATCCCGTGCGACGCCCAGGCTCAGCGTCTGCATGGTGCTGGTGACCTCGAGCTGATTGGGCGGCAGCCCGAACTCGAGCGGATCGAAATCCACATCGGGCAGGAAAGCCCCACGGCGCGAATAGGTTTTGTCCGGCACCGAACGGTCGGCGTCGTAGTAGTCGTCCAGGCTCCAGCGCGAGGACGGCACCTCCTCGGTGCAGTCCACGCCGTCGACGATGTTCTGCCAGTACTCTCGATGATCGCGTGCCTTGGGCAGCAAGCCCGACATCCCGACGATGGCGATCGGGTCGCGTGCCAGGCGTCTGTCGTCCGTCACGAAAATTCCTCTCGAACCGAGACCGTTGCGCGCTCAGGCGGCGACGGTGGTGGCGGTGGTCGACGAAATCAGTTCGGCCGCGGCCGCGGCGAACAGTCGATGGCCCAGTGGGCTCGGGTGCAGACCGTCCTCGGTCCACATCTCCGGCCGCTCCCATTCGGGGCGGGTGGCCAGATCCAGCAGTAGCGCACCGTGTTCGGCGGTAATGCGGGCCAGCACGGTATTGGCGAAGTCGAAACGCTCGCGCAGCAGGCCGCGGAACTTCTCCGGAACCGGCAGCCGGGCGGGGATATCCGGGTAGTCGGCGGTGAAAACCGTTGCGCCGCCGGAGCACAGCTCACCGAAGAGCGCATCGAGGTTGTCCTCGAACGCCTTCGGATCGAAGGCGCTCACGAGATCGTTCACCCCGACCACCACGCCGTACACCTCCGAGCGCGGTGTCCGAGGCAATTGGGCGCGCACCACATCGGTGGTGGTGGCCCCGTGCGTGCCGAAGTTGCGGATGGCGGCGGGCCGCAGACCCAGCTGACCGCCCAGCCGCGGCACCCAGCCGCGGTAACCGCCGGACGCGGCCGGGTCGCCGCGCCCCTCCACGAAACTGTCGCCCAGGGCGGTCAAACCCGGGCCGGTCATTGCGAGGCTCCGATGTTCTTGGTCACATGCCGGGCGGCCTCGGGGAATCCGACCTTCTCGTACAGCTCGGCCAGCTCCTGCTCACCGAAGAACTTCTCCGGCTGGTACAGCCCGGCGATCAGGCCGAAGAACTTCCTGGAGTAGTCCTCGTCCATACTCGCCGCGCGGAATACCGAGTCGTAGTACGGGGTCAGGGTCAGCTCGGAGATGCTCTGGGTCAGCTCATAGGTGCTGGCGCTCTGGGCATCGCGCTCGCGCTGGTACTCGGGCAGAGTCTCCTCGAAAGGCCGTACGCCCGAGAGACTTTCGTGCACCAGATCGGCCAGCAGCTGGGAGTACTTGAAGGAGTCGGTGATACCCCAGCCGGTGAACGGATCCTTGTGGTAACCGGCATCGCCGAC is a genomic window containing:
- a CDS encoding SGNH/GDSL hydrolase family protein; protein product: MTGPGLTALGDSFVEGRGDPAASGGYRGWVPRLGGQLGLRPAAIRNFGTHGATTTDVVRAQLPRTPRSEVYGVVVGVNDLVSAFDPKAFEDNLDALFGELCSGGATVFTADYPDIPARLPVPEKFRGLLRERFDFANTVLARITAEHGALLLDLATRPEWERPEMWTEDGLHPSPLGHRLFAAAAAELISSTTATTVAA